One genomic segment of Pseudonocardia sp. T1-2H includes these proteins:
- a CDS encoding NAD(P)/FAD-dependent oxidoreductase, with amino-acid sequence MTGTDTMADRVLVLGGGLAGVACARKLGDEGIDVVLVDRNDYHQFQPLLYQVASSQLPAEDIARPHRAIFADYPSVSVVTAEASRAGLADRSVVLSDGRTLTGSHLVLAAGARPNFFGVPGAAEHAFPLYSVADAERLRLHLQRLLREAMEGAAPPSPVRSTSWWWGAARPGSRPPGRWPS; translated from the coding sequence ATGACCGGGACCGACACCATGGCCGATCGGGTCCTCGTCCTGGGCGGTGGACTGGCCGGCGTCGCCTGTGCGCGGAAGCTAGGTGACGAGGGGATCGACGTGGTGCTGGTGGACCGCAACGACTACCACCAGTTCCAGCCGTTGCTCTACCAGGTGGCGAGTTCACAGCTTCCCGCCGAAGACATCGCCAGGCCACACCGGGCGATCTTCGCGGACTACCCGTCGGTATCCGTGGTCACCGCGGAGGCGTCCCGTGCCGGGCTCGCCGACCGCAGCGTGGTGCTGTCCGACGGGCGGACCCTCACCGGCTCGCACCTGGTGCTGGCTGCGGGTGCCCGGCCGAACTTCTTCGGGGTGCCCGGGGCGGCCGAGCACGCCTTCCCGCTGTACTCCGTGGCCGACGCCGAGCGGCTGCGCCTGCACCTGCAGCGGCTGCTGCGGGAGGCCATGGAGGGGGCGGCTCCGCCGAGCCCGGTGCGCTCGACGTCGTGGTGGTGGGGGGCGGCCCGACCGGGGTCGAGACCACCGGGGCGCTGGCCGAGCTGA
- a CDS encoding NAD(P)/FAD-dependent oxidoreductase, whose protein sequence is MVVGGGPTGVETTGALAELMRALRRTGRLDPAGRVTVVDRSPVLLGQFSRKAHDYALRKLTEVGVQVKLETGVTAVHPDRVEFDDATTIAARTVVWGGGESGAAVAQTLGSVLGRGGRLDVRRDLTVEGHPGVYAVGDVANIPSRAEGAPALPQLGSVAQQSGLWAAENILRELRHQPVKPFRYKDKGIMAMIGRDAAVAEVGKHRHQVEGPLAFAAWLGVHAMLISGVHSRTDAFLAWAWDYFERDHSATVEASSAPRRIAWGGDDRDVPHISLDRPEPADTPARRENAAGPARQAHTDSREMDVTDRHYDVIIIGTGAGGGTLAHRLAPSGKQVLLLERGGYLPRERDNWDSTAVFVKGKYRAPEFWYDAHGAEFPRRSTTTSGATPSSTGRRCSGCARRISASCATTAASPRPGRSATRTSSRTTRKPNSSTWCTAATARTPPRARSAGSTSTRRCSTSRGSSSCPTTWRSRACTPSTCPSG, encoded by the coding sequence GTGGTGGTGGGGGGCGGCCCGACCGGGGTCGAGACCACCGGGGCGCTGGCCGAGCTGATGCGGGCGCTGCGGAGGACCGGCCGCCTCGACCCCGCCGGGAGGGTCACCGTCGTCGACCGCTCACCGGTGCTGCTCGGGCAGTTCTCCCGCAAGGCGCACGACTACGCCCTCCGGAAGCTCACCGAGGTGGGTGTGCAGGTCAAGCTCGAGACCGGGGTCACCGCCGTGCACCCCGACCGGGTCGAGTTCGACGACGCGACGACGATCGCGGCGCGGACCGTGGTGTGGGGCGGCGGGGAGTCGGGCGCGGCCGTCGCGCAGACGCTCGGGTCGGTCCTGGGTCGCGGCGGGCGGCTCGACGTCCGGCGCGACCTGACCGTCGAGGGCCACCCGGGCGTGTACGCCGTGGGTGACGTGGCGAACATCCCCTCGCGCGCGGAGGGCGCCCCGGCGCTGCCCCAGCTGGGCTCCGTGGCACAGCAGTCGGGCCTGTGGGCGGCGGAGAACATCCTGCGCGAGCTCCGGCACCAACCGGTGAAGCCCTTCCGGTACAAGGACAAGGGCATCATGGCGATGATCGGCCGGGACGCCGCCGTCGCCGAGGTCGGGAAGCACCGCCACCAGGTCGAGGGCCCGCTCGCCTTCGCGGCGTGGCTCGGGGTGCACGCGATGCTGATCAGCGGCGTGCACAGCAGGACCGACGCGTTCCTGGCGTGGGCCTGGGACTACTTCGAGCGTGACCACTCCGCCACGGTCGAGGCGTCGTCGGCACCGCGGCGGATCGCGTGGGGCGGCGACGACCGGGACGTCCCCCACATCTCGCTCGACCGGCCCGAACCCGCCGACACCCCCGCGCGACGTGAGAACGCAGCAGGCCCAGCCCGGCAGGCGCACACCGACTCGAGGGAGATGGACGTGACCGACCGACACTACGACGTGATCATCATCGGCACCGGCGCCGGCGGCGGCACCCTCGCCCACCGGCTCGCACCGTCCGGCAAACAGGTGCTGCTGCTCGAACGCGGCGGTTACCTGCCCCGGGAGCGGGACAACTGGGACTCCACGGCGGTGTTCGTGAAGGGCAAGTACCGGGCCCCGGAGTTCTGGTACGACGCGCACGGCGCCGAGTTCCCCCGGAGGTCAACTACTACGTCGGGGGCAACACCAAGTTCTACGGGGCGGCGCTGTTCCGGTTGCGCCCGCAGGATTTCGGCGAGCTGCGCCACCACGGCGGCATCTCCCCGGCCTGGCCGATCGGCTACCAGGACCTCGAGCCGTACTACACGCAAGCCGAACAGCTCTACCTGGTGCACGGCCGCCACGGCGAGGACCCCACCGAGGGCCCGGTCAGCGGGGAGTACCTCTACCCGCCGGTGCAGCACGAGCCGCGGATCCAGCAGCTGTCCGACGACCTGGAGAAGCAGGGCCTGCACCCCTTCCACCTGCCCATCGGGGTGA
- a CDS encoding GMC oxidoreductase — protein MIARAASTSRWTRRTTSRASSGCACSCRAGSGTWACTRSTCCTTASTCTKACRSAPPRTRPAPSGSAPTRRSSALDVNCKAHELDNLYVVDTSFFPSIGAVNPSLTAIANALRVGDHLIDRLG, from the coding sequence TTGATCGCGAGGGCGGCATCCACCTCGCGCTGGACGAGAAGAACAACGTCGAGGGCCTCAAGCGGTTGCGCATGCAGCTGCAGAGCAGGCTCGGGGACCTGGGCATGCACGAGAAGCACCTGCTGCACCACAGCATCTACATGCACAAAGGCATGCCGATCGGCGCCACCGCGCACCAGGCCGGCACCGTCCGGTTCGGCACCGACCCGGAGAAGCTCGGCGCTCGACGTCAATTGCAAGGCCCACGAGCTCGACAACCTCTACGTCGTCGACACCAGCTTCTTCCCCAGCATCGGCGCGGTGAACCCGTCGCTGACGGCCATCGCGAACGCGCTGCGCGTGGGCGACCACCTGATCGACCGACTCGGATGA